The sequence below is a genomic window from Acropora palmata chromosome 5, jaAcrPala1.3, whole genome shotgun sequence.
ATCCtagaatttctttttaaataccCGCTATCCCTACAATCTTTTTCCTAGATATCCCGTTTCCCGATAAACACCGCCCTCGattaagcgccgccctcgaataagcgctgcatctgggacaaaaaagttaataagcgccgccctcgaataagcgccgcacccccgatgctctcaccgctCATATTTTCGCTCTCGTTACTATGAAACTCTCGGGTTTTTTTCACCGTGTGAATTTTTCTCGTAATTCAAGATTTACTAcagtttagtatcagtccataggaaaattaacagatagaaaatgtaccgttgaataaaaatatagaaaaagtaaatttatcttgtacaatgtttaaattaGTGCTGCCCTCGAATAAGCACCGCACTTGGggcgcgaaaaattaaataagtgCCACgacgcttattcgagtaaatacggtatatcAGATGCCCGGGGTTTGTTCGGGGTGGGGGGATGGGAACCCTTGGAATTGACTGATATAACTGCACGACATTCCCCTTTAAAGCTGAGTTTCTCGAGAAAGCCTCGCAAGATTCGCTTTAAGGAAGCATTGCAAGCAAGCAATACAGGCCTAGGAGGTAAGCATTTCAATTCAAAGAATGATGTAACAAGTGAGCCCAGAACATTGTACGGATATGTGCGATGGAATTGCGTGACTAGGGACTATCGTGACGATTAAAAATAAAGTACACAAGGTATCTCATACGTGCCTATAAATTCTCTCCTGTCACGGTTTTGTCATGATCGAATTGTCAAAGTTTTCGGCATGTGTGataattttttactttgtagCGCTTTGCGAAGCGCAGGAAAATTGCCAGAAAATAGATGTATGTTCATGCAAGTTCAAAAATGGATCGGAAGTCAATTTATGGCCGACAGATGGAGATAACAACCCGCGGTAGGTAGAGAGATCAACGCTATTAAAGCAAAAGTAGGCCCTCCTCTTGAGTGAATTTCAAACTACTATGGATCTGGTGGAAAGTCTTGATGTGGTACAAGCCCAAGCAAAGGGTTTCGATATTTGCTTTATCATTGGTTCGTTTTTGTTAAACAGTAATGTTGAAACCGTTTACCAACAACCCTCGTACTTCCTTCAGACCCCTCAAGTCTTAAAGTTTCCAAAGAGTGAGATATTTGCTGGAGATTATGTAAATGGCTGAAGTGTCCTTTGTTTCTTGTGCGGGAAGGGCCAAAAAATTCTAGGGGGGTACGAGGGCATGTTCCCCCGGAAAATCTTTTACATTCGCTGCGAATGCACCGTCGAGTccgccatttttcttttaagcccTTCTTGCTACGGGCGTCCATGTTATTATGGTCAGCCTGAGCTAACAcaagaaacaagaaagttGATCGCACACGAACAGATCGAACATTGGCCGAAGTTCAGTGCCTGTGAAGGAACGAATTCGGAATTCATCAGCACTTCTGAAAGCTTGAAAAATATAGAGTTGCCTACCAGAACAGTGCCAATGCGTGAGAAATGCTCATGTCGGCGTGAGAGCGTGAGATTGCATCGAAATGAGTGAGACTTGAGAGCTCTGTTCCTTTCAACCTCGTTGAACACGTTGAATTGTTCTTGAATGAGCTTAAAAGCGTTGAAGCTTTGCTTTTAAATACATCCTgcgtcttttttttaatggtaaatgttaaaagaaattgaagcttaaAGTGTAGTATGATACTCGCAGTTCAGTCCTTTCTTGTTACTACTTAAGGTGGCCtaacacagttttcaagtgcctaTGCCCAATTCATCATTCATCATTTATGATTTGGCAcccgttttttgcaagagtaaaGGTAAACCACAGGTTAAGGTGTGCTTTTGAAGgcttaaaaattgttttttgtttattttaaaaaaatccattCAAACGTTTAGTTAAAAAAATCCAGTtgttagattttcttcatcgtttgccgactacgaattgacatgaaatcccttctgtcAACGGGTTGGTACATTTCACTGACCTACCACGAATGGACTACCGAAATGGACTACCCTAAATTACCTaccttgacaaaaaaaaaaagataaccaaAGCTTGGTTGCTTTGATCGATAATAGTAAAGACGATATCAACGAAAGATTTGGTCTCCAACTTAAAAGTGGAAGGAGTCAAAAACTTACTCATTAGACAGAGATGCAAATgatcatcaataattattttcaaatttttgcttgCCTCCATCTGCTACGCAAGGCTCAAATTTTACTCACCACCCAAAGTATCTACCGGTTGCCATAACACGGAACAAATGAATGTGCCTGTAGTCTGACCAgcagcataaaaaaaaaaaaaaaaaaaaccaagatGGCCAAGGTAGCGGTCCATCGATCAAAACAACCAAGCTttggttatcttttttttttctcaaggtaGGTAATTAAGGGTAGTCCATTTAGGTAGCCCATTTAGCCATCCATTCAGGTAGTCCATTTCGGTAGTCCATTCGTGGTAGTCCCTGGACTGGGGGTCAGTGAAATGTACCAACCCTCTGTCAACACTGTTCTAATAAAATGCGTGCAGCACGCAGTTAATAAGAAGGCTTTGACTGGATGATAgcatgaaatttccaaatttaaggtttgaACATTGTGAATGCGCAACCGTAAATCTTTCATCCACtatatttatttcaaaggCACTTCTACCAGCCTATAGgcaaatctttgtttacacggAGAAAtcctcttctaaaaactccaaattttacaggggatgtacagctcattaacttttttgccacccagcaatttcgcagtttttgatgtctgatatttccttcaatactgcttgcaaagagctgaaaattgcacaaattgctcaacttaatcagttctttcaacttttgcatttagctcatatatacggccactgcttctattaggtaagtcgtatgctaatgagcaaaaatgtaaacaatgacgtcagcaaagattcgcctatttgCAGcatgctctgtcaacaataaaggatgtgCAGAAAAAGCAAATTAGTCACAAACTAGTCACCATTTCTCAAacgtttattttcaagtgacgttttcattGCTGTTGCCATTGTTGCTGCTTTAAGCTTGCTAATAACAGGCTTGGCCTGGGACTGAATACCAGCCTCATATGAGGCTGTATTGAACCAAATGTTTATGATATGATGAAACCATTTGCCAGCTGGATGCAAATGGTGAAGCTGTGTTTACTGGCCTTATGTTTTTCGGTAATTAATGAAATATGgaattaaatgtaatttaacttaATTAACGACGAGGAGCTAGTATTCTCAGTGCTTGGCGTAGTCTTGGCGTTTGTGAGCATTCAGCATGGTCTGCTAGCAGGCCTGTAGTGTTGTGGCATTTTCTGGCATTGCATTACTGTGTCGGGCATCACTTCAGGGCCTTTGGCAATCACTGTGTCAGTGGTAGTCTCAAAATGGCGATGTGTGCGCCATTGTACGTGCTTGTAGTTTAAACTCTGCTTAGCATACAGGGTGTTTTCATGTAGCTTGCTTTTCAAGGCTCCCCACTCCCATCCCCCTACTTATTATTGCTGCGGAGCGAGCGTAGCGAGCGAGCAGCAACATAAACaggatttaagaagaatatTAGAAGGGAGTAAGAATTCTCGAATTCACCACTTTTtacaatgcattgcatttaatcaccactttttaccacaatgcattgcatttaaccagacTGCACTGCGCCACTTATTACCAGAGTGCATCGCGCCACTAACAACACGAGGATGTGTCACACCGTCGAGCCGTATGCAGCACGTgaaagtttgtaaatctgGACGATTAATTGTGACatcttaattttaaacttggtCGAATTCccaaatgaagagaaatggtcTTTACTAAAGATTATAGAATAATTGaaccaaagcaaaacagtaCAATAGCACGATTATCTGGAATATAGCACAAGATAATTCGATTTTTTCAATCTGTATTTActcgaaatcaagaaaatacgAAACTGCCGCacatggagtattttgaaaataatttgtccGGAAGCTAGCAACGTGTTAAAATATGTCATTATCAACAGAATGTTCCACAGCATTTCTATCTCTTAGATATCCTagttatatttctttttatataGTCTTAGTCATTATTTACTCagtaaaatttccactgttcttccagttcagtgtgacgggtgctgGGGCAGGGTTTTTCTGGTGGGTGGgactcatggctgggttgcaagTAGGGCAGGCTCTTGGGTGTTCTGGCTGTTTGCTTTTGGGGTCAGCAGTTCCAGTCCCCCATGACTgtgggcacccaacctccatatgCAATTCTATCATTGGTGTAATTGTGGAAAATGATGAAATGCAAGATGTCAGAGTTCACTTGTCCACCTGAAATTGGTGACAACAGCTCAGTCACACTAATGCAATCAGTGGAATACTTGACAACTTGATACTTAGTGAATTTGGGGGTAGGAGAGGAAAAAGATTTCAATATAGCAAGCTAATTAATGGCTGTACTATAGGccagcaagcaagcaagctcAAAGCAAACACAAGAAACTCTTTGCTGTGCTCTGGGTTGTCCCCAAACAATTAAAAGGGGGGACTGCTGAAGAGCATTTTTGCAGTTTCACCTATGCCTAAATTTCTTTTGCCAGATCAATTACCTATAAATGCAGAAATATATCTTGTTCAGAACATTGTAGCCATTCAGCATTAAGTTTTAAGTCAAGTTCTTTGATTTGCAGTTTTCCTGACATAAAGGGGGAGAAGGATAGGACATTTCTGTGGAATCCTTGCACACCATTTAATTATGAAAAAGGTTGTACTAATACTATGGTGAGTGATAAATTTGAAGAGGAAGCGGAGATGAATTATTTCATAATTATGCAATTTTGggagaaaatattttgctaTTGTTGACCTCAAAAACAACTGTAAAGATTTGCTAGTGACAGCAAGTAGGTCAGTATGTTTGACTacttctcttgatttcttttcaaaggtTTGTCAGAAGCTGCTAAGCAACGAGTTCGATGCTGGATCTAATGACTCCAagttttcacttgaaaatgggAATGTTGTCCTTACTTATGGAGCCCAAAAAGGAACTGATGGGCATATGAggtattttgactttttttaatgtatttgTAAGAATAAGAGCaggcttttccttttcctttagCAGGCGGAGACTAATATAAGCAAAGATGCTGCATGGTGTTTTTCATCAGTGATAGGTGGTGAAAGCTTCGCagatgtaataattatttatagttATTTTGCTGGTCAGTACAATAATAACTCTGCATGGTAATTGGTATGTTATTATAAATGCCGGCACATTAACAGTTCTCACATTAACAGTTCTCACAATTATTTCATTGCAAGTGCAACAAAAGTGTCCATAATTTAGTTTATAAGGAAAGTGTGGTGCTTAGTATGTCCTTGGAGAAGTGAGAATTTGGCATCAAGCGAGTTGATAATGGCCAAAGGATTGCAAAACGGATGTATTAGCCCTTCACCAGAACTCTTTGTGGAGACATGTTCACTCTGGAAAAGGGTTATTACCCTAAGCCTTAGCTTTGTAATGTTTTAACTGTTGTGATTTGACTCTTGTTAATTCCTTTGAGACCAGCTTTTCGTAATGTCATTGTCTGTGATAGCTGAAGCTGTTACTGAAATAACCTTTTTGGGGTTCTGGAGTTTGTCAGTAACAGTTAGCTGTTTTATGAATTTTGCTCACCTAGAAAGTCaaagataattttgaaatgtgaTCTGAAGGCACCAGGAAATGGAACCATAGACAAAATTACACAGAGCTCAGAAGGCGCCACTTCAGTATATGTAAGTGTCGTCGTGATGTAAACCCTTTGACTCCCAAGAGGTTCCCCATTGttgagtaaaatcatctggtgttagacagagtaaaatctatacaTGTCGATGGCACTtacaggagtgaaagggttaatggaGACATGTTGTTAAGTCCCTTTCACTTCTGAAGGGTTCCCCACTGAttagtaaaattgtctggtgTTAGGGACATTCATTTTTACCTCATGGTATGACATAAGTCATGCTATGGGGTTTAGGGTTTGACAGCgaaattcaattaaaaatcACTCACTCACTTTACTAGACATTAATTTATGCATTAAATCTGGATTAAACACTTTTTCTCCCACTCCCCGACAAGTTTACCTGTTCAAAGTCACAGTGTACTTATATTTGGGGGGTGGTACAAAGGCAAGAATATGCTGAACTACTTGGACAgattcaaaatggcgtcctGTCCCTTGAAGCGTGATGGTTTTTTTATTCCAAACCGGATCAAAATTAACATACCTTTGTGGAACCAAAAATGGAAAGGAAATATGCTACAGAATACTCGACTGTAGAGAAATGGGCGTCTGAGTTCTAAAAGTGACGATAACACGGACGGTTCGTGCGTGAAGACCCAAACACCGCGAATAAAAAGTgagcttaaggacggtgcctactaattaaagatatttttgcccggtgtgtgattatgcaggaaatgaaGATCTTAACaggtcctattgaaatccaaaaccaaaattggggtaaccacgcaattttcaaagataattcatgaataatatctgtaaaaagctttaaaatacaaagcaatgcatggcgttctttctcaaattgaagcttaattatttctcaaaaatgcatggttacccccaattttctttttggataccaagagtagttactaagatctactttctccggatagttttaaaccgcgcaaaaatatccctgtattagtaagcattggcgataggaaatccaggtatctggagatgcgcagaacgtatgcgcaataacaatagtaggcactgtCCTTAAGCTTACTTCAAATTGGCTCAAATTCATACCATGAAGTTGCTCTAAGGAGCCTTTGAGGGAATGGTGGGATTTGAGGGGTGaccatgtgaaaaaaaaaatggcttttgAGGGCGGCCATcccaaaaaaataagggaaggggggtggggggaaacatgaaatgtttttaaaaagctttgaaatgaaatactgTTTTAATAAATGAAGTGCTGgaatttgaaaggaaaaggaaagtaGGGCGGCAAAAGATAAATCACATGAGGATTATCCTTGGACTGAGCTGTGTGAAGATGTAACGAAGCTAAAAGGCTATGTGTTCCAGAACTAAACAAGTACTTAAACCACCACAGGCTGAAGCAGCATTTGAAGGGCAGCAAGAGTGAGAAAGTAAAGGCAATTGCAAGGCATTCATGCTTGCAGCAGAAGAGTCCTCTCAGAGCTGCCCAACCAACACTGAGAAATGGCGGGACACTGACAGCAAATGACAACAGGGCAAGGGCTGACAGTGGTGAAAGGGATGAAAGCATGCATCCattgagttatggatgcatttcaagaggttgctaagcaccaGAGAGGTGAAAAAGTGGCTGAATGCAATTCTAGTGTCTTGGgtgcttagcaacttcccaAGTGCATCCATGTCTTGACAGACCTatgctaaccatgaaccaaaaataataattattgttttataacaataacattattttgtcaagttttagtttctccaaatcTATTAAAAGTTACAGAGATGTACTTCAGTGGGTTCATTACATCATCAACATGAGTCCGTATGAGTATGGAGCATGTTGATGGCAGAAGTGaataatagacctttttacagttgtgtgcctagttacctggcctttgaatgaaagtgaggctggaggtgaccttgttatgatagaaacctcacttcCTTTGTTATGTacattcctactaattagcatgagaacagcatcattaacataaaaaagcagggaggtttctatcaaagcaaggtcacctcca
It includes:
- the LOC141881522 gene encoding uncharacterized protein LOC141881522 translates to MIELSKFSACVIIFYFVALCEAQENCQKIDVCSCKFKNGSEVNLWPTDGDNNPRFPDIKGEKDRTFLWNPCTPFNYEKGCTNTMVCQKLLSNEFDAGSNDSKFSLENGNVVLTYGAQKGTDGHMRKSKIILKCDLKAPGNGTIDKITQSSEGATSVYTGTFISSYACPKGGKSSSRLSTGSILLIVFFPLLLLYIVAGILINYHGRGVRSVPEMLPNYSFWTDFPFLVKDGAVLSYGAVKSACFSIYGKFKKDGYAEI